In Gigantopelta aegis isolate Gae_Host chromosome 14, Gae_host_genome, whole genome shotgun sequence, the following proteins share a genomic window:
- the LOC121388245 gene encoding uncharacterized protein LOC121388245: MASSFLGSSEDGVSCPLCISVYKDPRTLPCGHTFCSNCLQRHISASIGPGKTFRCPMCMHSINIPDDKKEANTWATQFPLNVALTHAIDEVKQLKQRDASSAQKQPLKNALQLVCKMLRSFCGILDDNIKSELDRLQSGLAVSAVEVSAEIDRRGAEIIQKLTQTVHAEQDRLKKYLETSVAATNNDIGTIFTTDKHLLNIGKENLKLGENLIKSGFNSDIKRNLSKLQKIALEISETNPKTKIPKLKITLTNSKKKNTETFSVDIGELLKPDIKSLTDKLTLTDTWTDRQTDRLTLTDTRSDRQTDRLTLTQTFHTKISSDKRDPDLYSIAVLGEERSKKIFVSDFTNSCVKYFPAENFKLFIKYDLPGQPCGLARSRDQQVVVVLPNERQILYLDIQDDIRLTNTLNTGKQYDFLSVLPSNRLAVSGGGCVDILDEGGRVIQSLPHDLIPRPSCLTVKGDSLVVVSEKNSLKCVTSSGRVTWQSRDSARLRNLLGVAFDMEEFVYVCDQDGLSRPEFVCCDQDKLYVAQEDGRIKIFRWLTANP, encoded by the exons ATGGCCTCTTCATTTTTGGGATCTAGTGAAGACGGGGTATCCTGTCCCCTGTGTATCAGTGTGTACAAAGATCCAAGGACATTGCCGTGTGGACACACATTCTGCTCAAACTGCTTGCAAAGGCACATATCTGCCTCTATCGGTCCTGGTAAAACCTTCAGATGTCCCATGTGCATGCATTCCATCAACATCCCAGATGATAAGAAAGAAGCCAACACGTGGGCCACACAGTTTCCCCTCAATGTGGCCTTAACCCACGCCATAGATGAAGTGAAGCAGTTGAAACAAC GTGATGCCTCCTCCGCACAAAAACAGCCACTAAAAAATGCTTTACAGTTAGTCTGCAAGATGCTGCGATCATTTTGCGGAATTCTTGACGATAACATCAAGTCTGAGTTAGACAGATTACAATCTGGTCTGGCAGTCAGTGCGGTGGAGGTGTCTGCAGAGATCGACCGGAGAGGGGCGGAGATAATCCAGAAACTGACACAAACAGTCCACGCAGAGCAGGACAGGCTGAAGAAATATTTAGAAACTTCTGTTGCAGCTACTAACAATGACATTGGCACGATATTCACTACagataaacatttgttaaatatcGGAAAAGAAAACTTAAAACTGGGCGAAAACCTCATAAAATCAGGGTTCAATTCTGACATCAAAAGAAAtctttctaaattacaaaaaatagcTTTAGAAATATCGGAAACAAATCCTAAAACTAAAATTCCCAAGTTGAAAATTACTTTGACCAACtcgaaaaagaaaaacactgaaacctTTTCTGTTGACATTGGAGAATTATTAAAACCCGACATAAAATCTCTGACAGACAAACTGACACTGACAGACacctggacagacaggcagacagacagactgacactgACGGACACCCGGTCagataggcagacagacagactgacactgACACAGACATTTCACACAAAGATATCATCAGATAAACGTGATCCTGATCTATATTCCATCGCGGTGCTGGGAGAGGAAAGATCTAAGAAAATATTTGTAAGTGATTTTACCAACTcctgtgtaaaatattttcctgCTGAAaactttaaactgtttattaaaTACGATCTTCCCGGTCAACCATGCGGCCTTGCTAGATCACGTGACCAGCAGGTTGTTGTCGTCCTGCCAAATGAACGTCAAATATTATATCTGGATATACAAGATGACATCCGCCTGACAAACACACTGAACACTGGGAAACAGTACGACTTCCTATCAGTGTTACCTAGCAACCGTCTGGCGGTCAGTGGTGGTGGGTGTGTAGACATACTGGATGAGGGGGGTCGCGTCATTCAGTCTCTCCCCCACGACTTGATCCCCCGCCCCTCGTGTCTCACAGTGAAAGGCGACTCTCTGGTTGTTGTATCAGAGAAAAACAGTTTGaaatgtgtgacgtcatcaGGACGCGTCACATGGCAGTCACGTGATTCAGCAAGGCTACGTAATCTACTCGGTGTCGCGTTTGACATGGAAgagtttgtttatgtttgtgacCAGGATGGATTGTCCAGACCTGAGTTTGTCTGTTGTGACCAGGATAAACTCTATGTCGCCCAGGAAGATGGACgcattaaaatatttagatGGCTGACAGCCAACCCGTGA